In Prunus dulcis chromosome 2, ALMONDv2, whole genome shotgun sequence, a single genomic region encodes these proteins:
- the LOC117617214 gene encoding F-box protein At3g54460 — MEEQEDTVSFSDHKRCGFLCAVLTVTSPDHPDLRQILPFGTRFQFSPTGVSFRSRNDVVLSPIDENPNADDSTNNDSEQCEASSSSELGKKRKAPEVSKKIGMRKRSIGLVNGSISVVHQLHSLVMNKCLMIDARLVRVEADANGEVRAVLLVDVYLPIALLSGWQFPRSGSVAGALFRHLSSDWGERSAMLINGDYLKNTVGTNRSIWNLSDCHVFGCKLHHNFSDSSKKRLFELHEIFKSLPSVATTGKPNSSRIQSCDDSCRSGISEISDDILLGILAVLSPIDLVRVSATCRHLRLLAISIMPCMKLKLFPHQQAAVEWMLQRERNADVLPHPLYMAFSTEDGFSFYINTISGEIITGVAPTVNDFHGGMFCDEPGLGKTITALSLILKTQGTLSNPPDGVHVNWCMHNGDQRCGYYELNGVHATDRNMLSEKRDMGQNAQNILAFSKYYRSKRARVLLDEQIPGFNNSCPGPSGKGIETAAGAYSDPAMCVVQCTRNLSRISKNLFPAFEVASSKSRKRKAGKNSSRMKHVSDGPGRVTQKKRAAMPHGLSNSHKRLGKVNGDNYDYNDTWVQCDACCKWRKLPESSSSDASAAWFCSMNADPFYQSCSVPEESWDNCRPITYLLGFCTKETSGGEEQNISFFISVLKEHYALINSITKKSLNWLAKLPSDKLSAMETIGLRSPFISTCVTPGEDAYGFQKIFQAFGLKRRVEKGVNRWYYPRNLHNMSFDIAALRIALCAPLDSLRLYLSRATLIVVPTNLVDHWKTQIQKHVRPGQLRVYFWNDHRKPSAHSLAWDYDVVITTFNRLSAEWGPRKKSALMQVHWLRVMLDEGHTLGSSLSLTNKMQMAVSLMASNRWILTGTPTPNTPNSQLSHLQPLLKFLHEEAYGRNHKSWEAGILRPFEAKMEEGRSRLLHLLHRCMICARKVDLQTIPPCIKKVTFLDFTEEHARSYNELVVTVRRNILMADWNDPSHVESLLNPKQWKFRSTTIGNVRLSCCVAGHIKVTDAGEDIQETMDILAEDGLDPTSEEYAFIKYNLLYGGNCIRCKEWCRLPVITPCRHLLCLDCVGLDSERCTYPGCGHLYEMETPDALTRPENPNPKWPVPKDLIELQPSYKQDNWDPDWQSTSSSKVAYVVQKLKALQEANSNVDCPLDDNNNAMCTDNLICLSEMSNSKGLRQVHDFKRTTKTHETNLEKVLVFSQFLEHIHVIEQQLTIAGIKYAGMYSPMHSSNKMKSLAMFQHDASCTVLLMDGSAALGLDLSFVTHVFLMEPIWDRSMEEQVVSRAHRMGATRPIHVETLAMRGTIEEQMLEFLQDADECRRFLKEEVGKSDPKGARTRRSLHDFAESNYLSQISFVRTNPM, encoded by the exons ATGGAGGAGCAGGAGGATACGGTGTCGTTCTCCGACCACAAGCGCTGCGGTTTCCTCTGTGCCGTTCTCACTGTTACTTCCCCTGACCACCCTGATCTCCGCCAAATCTTACCTTTCGGCACCCGCTTCCAATTCTCCCCAACCGGCGTGAGTTTCAGGTCACGAAACGACGTCGTCCTATCTCCCATAGACGAAAACCCCAACGCCGATGATTCGACGAATAATGATTCGGAGCAATGCgaggcttcctcttcttcggagttggggaagaagaggaaggccCCGGAGGTCTCGAAGAAGATAGGAATGCGGAAGAGGAGTATAGGGCTGGTGAATGGGAGCATAAGCGTGGTGCACCAGCTTCACTCTTTGGTTATGAACAAGTGCTTGATGATCGATGCTCGATTGGTTCGGGTTGAGGCCGATGCCAATGGAGAAGTCAGGGCTGTTTTGCTGGTTGATGTCTATCTCCCTATTGCATTATTGTCTGGTTGGCAGTTCCCGAGGTCCGGCTCCGTTGCCGGTGCTCTGTTCCGACATTTGAG TTCTGATTGGGGAGAGAGAAGCGCAATGCTCATCAATGGAGATTATCTCAAAAATACTGTAGGAACAAATAGAAGCATATGGAATCTTTCAGATTGCCATGTTTTTGGTTGCAAGCTGCATCATAATTTCTCTGATTCTTCGAAGAAAAGGCTATTTGAGCTTCATGAAATTTTTAAGAGCTTACCTAGTGTTGCAACGACAGGCAAACCTAATTCTTCTAGAATACAGTCATGTGATGACTCTTGTAGATCGGGTATTTCGGAGATATCTGATGACATTTTACTTGGTATTCTTGCTGTGCTTAGCCCAATTGACCTTGTTAGGGTGTCTGCAACCTGCCGCCATCTGAGACTGCTGGCTATCTCGATCATGCCATGCATGAAACTTAAACTGTTTCCTCATCAGCAAGCAGCAGTTGAGTGGATGCTACAACGTGAGAGAAATGCTGACGTCTTGCCACATCCGTTGTACATGGCTTTCTCAACTGAAGATGGATTTTCTTTCTACATAAACACCATATCTGGGGAAATAATCACTGGGGTGGCTCCCACTGTCAATGATTTTCACGGGGGAATGTTCTGTGATGAGCCTGGATTAGGCAAGACTATAACTGCTCTTTCCCTTATTCTGAAGACACAAGGAACACTGTCAAATCCACCAGATGGGGTACATGTTAACTGGTGTATGCATAATGGAGACCAGAGATGTGGTTATTATGAGCTTAATGGGGTTCATGCCACTGATAGGAACATGCTCTCGGAAAAGAGGGACATGGGTCAGAATGCTCAAAATATTCTTGCCTTTTCCAAATACTACCGATCTAAAAGAGCTAGGGTACTTCTTGATGAGCAAATTCCAGGATTCAATAATTCATGTCCTGGACCTTCTGGTAAAGGAATAGAAACAGCAGCAGGTGCATACTCTGATCCAGCAATGTGTGTAGTTCAATGCACCAGAAACTTGAGTCGCATCAGTAAAAATCTTTTTCCCGCATTTGAAGTAGCATCTAGCAAatccagaaaaagaaaagcggGGAAAAACTCTAGTAGAATGAAGCATGTTTCTGATGGTCCAGGACGTGTCACTCAGAAAAAGCGAGCTGCTATGCCACATGGACTTTCAAACAGTCACAAGAGGCTTGGGAAGGTTAATGGAGATAATTATGATTATAACGACACCTGGGTTCAGTGTGATGCTTGCTGCAAGTGGCGGAAGCTTCCAGAAAGTAGTAGTTCTGATGCTAGTGCAGCATGGTTTTGTAGCATGAATGCCGATCCTTTCTACCAGAGTTGTAGTGTTCCTGAAGAATCCTGGGATAATTGCCGGCCAATAACATATTTACTGGGATTTTGCACAAAGGAGACATCTGGAGGAGAGGAACAAAacatttctttcttcatcagTGTACTTAAAGAGCATTATGCCTTGATAAACTCCATAACAAAGAAATCCCTAAATTGGTTGGCTAAACTTCCTTCTGACAAGCTCTCAGCAATGGAGACAATTGGTTTGCGAAGTCCTTTCATAAGCACCTGTGTAACGCCTGGTGAAGATGCCTATGGgtttcaaaaaatatttcaagcATTTGGTCTCAAAAGAAGAGTAGAAAAGGGTGTTAATAGGTGGTATTACCCACGAAATCTTCACAATATGAGTTTCGACATTGCTGCTCTCAGGATCGCTCTTTGTGCACCATTGGATTCACTTAGGCTGTATCTTTCAAGGGCAACCCTAATTGTTGTTCCAACCAACTTAGTTGATCATTGGAAAACCCAAATCCAGAAGCATGTAAGGCCTGGTCAGCTACGGGTTTATTTTTGGAATGACCATAGGAAGCCTTCTGCACACAGTCTAGCTTGGGACTACGATGTTGTCATAACCACATTCAATCGTTTAAGTGCAGAGTGGGGCCCTCGTAAGAAAAGTGCATTGATGCAAGTGCATTGGCTTAGAGTCATGTTAGATGAGGGGCATACCCTTGGCTCAAGTCTTAGCTTGACAAACAAAATGCAGATGGCAGTTTCATTGATGGCTTCAAACCGTTGGATATTGACTGGAACTCCAACTCCTAATACACCCAACAGTCAGCTGTCGCATCTTCAACCATTGCTCAAGTTCCTTCATGAGGAAGCTTATGGGAGGAATCATAAGTCATGGGAAGCTGGGATTCTTAGGCCTTTTGAAGCAAAAATGGAAGAAGGACGATCTCGTTTGTTGCATTTACTGCATAGGTGCATGATTTGTGCAAGAAAGGTAGATTTGCAGACTATTCCACCCTGCATCAAGAAAGTTACTTTTCTTGATTTTACAGAAGAGCATGCAAGAAGTTACAACGAATTGGTAGTTACAGTGCGGCGCAATATATTAATGGCTGACTGGAATGATCCTTCTCATGTTGAGAGTCTTTTGAATCCAAAACAGTGGAAATTTCGAAGTACAACTATTGGAAATGTCAGACTATCTTGCTGTGTGGCTGGGCATATAAAAGTAACAGATGCTGGTGAAGATATTCAAGAAACTATGGATATTCTAGCTGAAGATGGTCTAGATCCCACGTCTGAGGAGTAtgcttttataaaatataatctcCTTTATGGTGGCAACTGTATAAG atgCAAGGAATGGTGTCGGTTACCTGTCATTACACCTTGTAGGCATCTTTTGTGCCTTGATTGTGTTGGTTTGGACAGTGAAAGGTGTACATATCCTGGCTGTGGTCACTTATATGAGATGGAAACTCCGGATGCACTAACTCGGCCAGAAAATCCCAATCCTAAGTGGCCTGTTCCCAAAGATCTTATTGAGTTACAACCCTCATATAAACAG GATAACTGGGATCCTGATTGGCAGTCAACATCTAGCAGTAAAGTCGCCTATGTTGTACAGAAATTGAAAGCACTGCAGGAAGCTAATAGCAATGTTGATTGCCCTCTGGATGACAACAATAATGCCATGTGCACTGACAATTTAATTTGTCTGTCTGAGATGAGCAATTCAAAAGGACTGAGGCAAGTTCATGACTTTAAAAGGACCACCAAGACTCATGAaacaaatttggaaaaagtattggtattttctcaatttcttgaGCATATACATGTTATTGAACAGCAG tTGACCATTGCTGGTATTAAATATGCTGGGATGTATAGTCCAATGCATTCTAGCAACAAG ATGAAGTCACTGGCGATGTTCCAGCATGATGCTAGTTGCACAGTTCTTTTGATGGATGGAAGTGCTGCACTGGGTCTCGATCTGAGCTTTGTAACACATGTATTTTTAATGGAACCAATATGGGACAGAAG CATGGAGGAACAAGTTGTTAGTCGTGCTCATCGGATGGGTGCTACTCGTCCAATCCACGTGGAAACTCTTGCAATGCGCGGTACAATTGAAGAGCAAATGCTGGAGTTCTTACAG GATGCTGATGAGTGCAGAAGATTTTTAAAGGAGGAGGTTGGAAAATCTGACCCTAAAGGGGCACGAACTCGCCGTTCATTACATGATTTTGCTGAGAGCAATTATCTGTCTCAAATTAGCTTTGTGCGGACAAATCCTATGTAA